A genomic stretch from Halalkalibacillus sediminis includes:
- the ylqF gene encoding ribosome biogenesis GTPase YlqF, with product MTIQWYPGHMAKAKREVQEKLKLVDIVIELVDARAPYSTQNPMLQELIDEKKKVIVLMKDDLADPQQTKKWIDRFKAEGNHALSMDVNQGKHIKALVEEVKTIGQNINKRREEKGINPRAIRAMVIGIPNVGKSTLINRLANKKTLETGDKPGVTKKQKWIKVHGQLELLDTPGILWPKFEDQDVGYKVAAIGSIKDQLVHLDDLSIFVLKYFKEKYPNQLKERFPIDWDSEVVEWFDQIGKQRGCLMGGGMVDYEKTAEIIIQDLRSGKLGPFTLDHPIEIN from the coding sequence ATGACGATACAATGGTACCCAGGACATATGGCTAAAGCCAAAAGAGAAGTACAAGAGAAATTAAAGCTTGTAGATATTGTCATTGAACTGGTTGATGCAAGAGCTCCATATTCTACACAAAATCCAATGCTTCAAGAATTAATAGATGAGAAGAAAAAAGTTATTGTATTGATGAAAGATGATTTAGCAGATCCTCAACAAACCAAAAAATGGATTGATCGTTTCAAAGCAGAAGGTAACCACGCGTTATCTATGGATGTGAATCAAGGTAAACACATCAAAGCTTTGGTGGAAGAAGTGAAAACGATCGGACAAAATATCAATAAAAGAAGAGAAGAGAAGGGAATTAACCCACGTGCTATTCGGGCAATGGTAATCGGAATTCCTAACGTTGGGAAGTCAACATTGATTAACCGTTTGGCAAATAAGAAAACATTAGAAACCGGGGACAAGCCTGGTGTAACGAAGAAACAGAAATGGATCAAAGTTCATGGCCAACTAGAATTATTGGATACGCCCGGAATTTTATGGCCTAAATTTGAAGACCAGGATGTGGGGTACAAAGTTGCTGCCATTGGTTCGATCAAAGACCAGTTAGTTCACTTAGATGATCTATCAATATTTGTCCTTAAATATTTTAAAGAAAAATATCCAAATCAGTTAAAGGAACGTTTCCCGATTGATTGGGATTCAGAAGTGGTTGAATGGTTCGATCAAATCGGTAAACAAAGAGGTTGCCTGATGGGCGGAGGAATGGTCGATTATGAAAAGACCGCAGAAATTATTATTCAAGATCTTCGCTCGGGAAAACTAGGACCTTTCACACTCGATCACCCAATTGAAATCAATTAG
- a CDS encoding ribonuclease HII, whose product MSNKESIAEIKAKLLSGTFSSEWKEMITKDSRKGVQQALNQYNKRQEKLEKLHHRFLEMSTWENTYWQEDHLYVAGVDEVGRGPLAGPVVAAAVILDSTFYLPGIDDSKKLSEKNKEDFFQYILQEAISVGVSVISHDQIDQMNIYESTKVAMKDAINNLEVTPHRLLLDAMELKDLPIEQVSLIKGDSKSISIAAASIVAKVTRDRLMKELHMDFPVYGWDKNMGYGTAEHLDGLDAHGPSPYHRKSFEPVKIRS is encoded by the coding sequence ATGAGTAATAAAGAATCTATTGCTGAAATTAAAGCTAAATTATTATCAGGCACTTTCAGCTCTGAGTGGAAAGAAATGATAACTAAGGATTCCAGAAAAGGTGTACAGCAAGCTCTGAATCAATATAATAAGCGTCAAGAAAAGTTAGAGAAATTACACCATCGTTTCCTTGAGATGTCTACATGGGAAAATACTTATTGGCAAGAAGATCATTTATATGTAGCTGGTGTAGATGAGGTCGGTAGAGGTCCACTTGCCGGACCGGTTGTAGCGGCAGCAGTAATTTTGGATTCTACCTTTTATTTACCTGGAATAGATGATTCTAAGAAACTTTCAGAAAAGAATAAGGAAGATTTCTTTCAGTATATCTTACAAGAGGCGATCAGTGTTGGAGTAAGTGTAATCAGTCATGATCAAATTGATCAGATGAATATCTATGAGTCTACTAAAGTAGCCATGAAGGATGCAATCAATAATTTAGAAGTAACACCACATAGGCTACTTCTAGATGCCATGGAATTAAAGGATCTACCGATTGAACAAGTTTCCCTAATCAAAGGTGATTCCAAGAGTATATCAATTGCAGCTGCTAGTATTGTAGCGAAAGTGACGCGAGACCGTTTAATGAAAGAATTACATATGGATTTCCCGGTGTATGGCTGGGACAAAAACATGGGTTATGGGACCGCTGAACATCTTGATGGACTGGATGCACACGGCCCTAGTCCGTACCACAGGAAATCTTTCGAACCGGTAAAGATCCGTTCATAG